CACACTGCATTTTGTTTGTAAATAGAATCTTCCGTTTTAGTTGAATGCTCCTGCCTTGTGGATTTCTCAAATGATTTAAGATAATTCTCTGTAACAGCTACGGAGCTATGGCCCAGGGCCTCTTTGATATACTCTATTGAAGTACCGCTGTTTTTTGAAATGGTCGCCCAACTATGGCGAGCGGTATAACTCGAAATATTGTCTTTAATACCAACTGCATGAGCTACATGCCGGATATATTTATTCACCTGTTTTGTAAGCTGCTTAATTGCGGCGTATTTCTGATCGTTTGCCCAATCTTCTTTTAAGATAGGGAATATGTAAGCATCGTATCCGATCGTCTTATTTTCGTGCCTGCTAATAATGACCTGCATGTTTTTTGTTATTGGAACCTGCAAAGTAACTTCGTGGTCTTTATTTTTAGTTTTCTCTCTTACAAAGCAAATTTCCTCATCTTTAATATTTGAATGCCTCAACCTTGCAACGTCTGAAAGGTTCATTCCATTGCCTAAGAATGAAAACATGAATATATCCCGATAAAATTGCTCCTGCGGGTGCTTAGTCTCATAATTGGCAATTAAACTAATTTGGTGTGCCGTCAATGCCATTTTACGTCCGGATGCACTTTTAATTTTATGTTCTGTGAAAGGATAGTTCGCTTTAACCTTGTGGTCATCTATAGCAAGGTTGAAAAGACGGCGAATATTGCGTACATATATGCCAATTGTGGATTTTGATTTACCTTTCTGTTGCATCCACCTTTCAAATTTTTTCAGCCAGGTATCTGTAATATCAATAAAGCGTAATTCTTTTCCTGTGAGATATGCTTTTGATCGTGTCTCTACTTTGTCCTTTCTTGGATTGAAGTCAAAACTTTTACCAATGTGAAACTCTTTGATAGTCCTTAACGTGCTTTCAAAACTACTTGCATATCCGAACCTGCCTTCACTCTTTAAGTCCTGAATATGGTTCCATACTGCAGTAAAAACATTGTCCCATGAACCAGCTTTGTTATAAAAACGTTCTTCAAACTGGTTGAAACTGAATGATTCTGTTTTATCATCTATATCTTTTATAATACCCTCTGCATTCTTAACAATCCTTTCGTATTCAATACGAATATCTTTATATATTCCAATCGGGTTTTTAGGTTCTTTGGTTTTTTCATTTATAGGATAAACTTTTTTTATATCATCATCTTTAATATATCGCCATTCATTATTGCACAATTGATCAACAATGGAATAGTATTTTTGATCTCTGTTATAAGTAATACATAATTTTACCGGGCGGAGGCCGTCTTTATTTCTTCGGGAAGCCCTCCCATCAAAATAAATATTCGCTGTTGCCTTCATATTGCCAAACTTTTATTATTATTTGTATGTACAAAAATACCTTGTACGTACATTTGTACGTACAAAAGTAATAAATAAACCATAAATAACCAATAACAACATATAAACATTTATACGTAAATATCTGAATGATAGTTTTATTAAAACATATTCAATAAATATCAAAAACATAGTAGTTATGATTCATAATCATGAGGTCGAGAGTTCAATTCTCTCTCTCGCTACCAACAATAATAAGGCTTTCAGAAATGAGAGCCTTTTTTATTTCAAGACTTGTACGTACAAATGTACGTACAGAAATAAAAAACCCGGCTATTAACCGGGCGAAAAATGAAACTTAACAGAAAAGACTATTCCAATAATTTTGAAACCTGTTTATACTCAGGGTCGATACTTTTCCAAAGCTCTACAATCATAGGATATAGCTTTTTAATAAGGGTTGCATTCAGATAACCACTTGGTGCGCCGATCTCTCGAAGCATAGGAAGTAAATTAACAGTGAAATCTGTACGGGTTAACTCAAACCATTTCTTATCAATCAAA
Above is a window of Patescibacteria group bacterium DNA encoding:
- a CDS encoding site-specific integrase, with the translated sequence MKATANIYFDGRASRRNKDGLRPVKLCITYNRDQKYYSIVDQLCNNEWRYIKDDDIKKVYPINEKTKEPKNPIGIYKDIRIEYERIVKNAEGIIKDIDDKTESFSFNQFEERFYNKAGSWDNVFTAVWNHIQDLKSEGRFGYASSFESTLRTIKEFHIGKSFDFNPRKDKVETRSKAYLTGKELRFIDITDTWLKKFERWMQQKGKSKSTIGIYVRNIRRLFNLAIDDHKVKANYPFTEHKIKSASGRKMALTAHQISLIANYETKHPQEQFYRDIFMFSFLGNGMNLSDVARLRHSNIKDEEICFVREKTKNKDHEVTLQVPITKNMQVIISRHENKTIGYDAYIFPILKEDWANDQKYAAIKQLTKQVNKYIRHVAHAVGIKDNISSYTARHSWATISKNSGTSIEYIKEALGHSSVAVTENYLKSFEKSTRQEHSTKTEDSIYKQNAV